A section of the Spirosoma pollinicola genome encodes:
- a CDS encoding dicarboxylate/amino acid:cation symporter, whose protein sequence is MKLLNNLTVRVLIAITLGILTGYFFPETAAKLKPLGDIFINLIKMVIAPIIFLTIVLGISNMGDLKKVGRVGGKALLYFEIVTTGALAIGLVLANVIRPGDGVQTAAVKGGDISKYTEQGAGMDWTEFFIHIVPSNAVKAFAEGEILQVLVFSVLFGVGLTRMGETGRPLILTFERLSKVFFNILGVVMILAPIGAYGGMAFTIGKYGLSTLLPLAKLMGTVYATMILFIFVILNLILRYYKISLWTVLKFIKEELLIVLGTSSSESALPQIMEKLETLGCSRSVVGLVVPAGYSFNLDGTTIYLVMATIFLAQVFGVDLTIGQELTIIGILMVTSKGAAGVTGSGFIVLASTLTAIKVIPVEGLALLLGVDRFMSEARSITNIIGNTVATIFIANNEGEFDRAKYERIVKLEDKDPLADYTY, encoded by the coding sequence ATGAAACTTCTTAATAACCTCACCGTTCGCGTTCTGATTGCCATTACGCTGGGTATCCTGACGGGCTATTTCTTTCCCGAAACAGCCGCCAAACTTAAGCCGCTCGGCGACATCTTTATCAATCTGATCAAGATGGTCATTGCGCCCATTATTTTTCTGACCATCGTGCTCGGAATCAGTAATATGGGTGATCTTAAAAAGGTTGGTCGCGTAGGGGGGAAGGCGCTGCTTTATTTCGAGATTGTAACAACCGGTGCGTTAGCCATTGGCCTGGTGCTGGCAAACGTGATTCGGCCCGGCGATGGTGTGCAAACAGCGGCCGTAAAAGGGGGGGATATCAGTAAATACACCGAACAGGGGGCCGGTATGGACTGGACGGAATTCTTTATTCATATCGTACCCAGCAACGCCGTTAAAGCCTTTGCCGAGGGCGAAATTTTGCAGGTACTCGTCTTTTCTGTTCTTTTTGGTGTGGGCCTGACCCGTATGGGCGAAACCGGCCGGCCGCTGATTTTAACCTTCGAACGGTTGTCAAAAGTGTTTTTTAATATTCTGGGAGTTGTTATGATTCTAGCACCCATCGGGGCGTATGGTGGAATGGCGTTCACCATTGGGAAATATGGCCTAAGTACGTTGTTGCCACTTGCCAAACTGATGGGAACCGTGTATGCAACAATGATCCTGTTCATTTTTGTGATCCTCAACCTGATCCTTCGCTACTATAAAATTAGCCTCTGGACAGTTCTAAAGTTCATCAAAGAGGAGTTACTGATTGTGCTTGGCACATCCTCGTCGGAATCGGCCTTGCCGCAGATCATGGAAAAACTAGAAACACTAGGCTGTTCGCGGTCGGTGGTAGGGTTGGTGGTTCCGGCAGGGTATTCGTTTAACCTCGATGGTACGACGATTTATCTGGTGATGGCAACGATCTTTTTAGCGCAGGTATTTGGGGTCGACCTCACCATCGGTCAGGAGTTAACCATAATCGGAATCCTGATGGTCACCTCAAAAGGGGCAGCTGGCGTTACCGGCAGCGGGTTTATCGTGCTGGCCAGTACGCTGACGGCCATAAAAGTAATACCGGTCGAAGGGCTGGCTTTGTTGCTGGGCGTCGACCGGTTTATGTCCGAAGCCCGCTCCATCACAAATATTATTGGTAATACAGTTGCGACAATCTTCATTGCCAACAACGAGGGTGAATTTGACCGGGCCAAATACGAGCGTATCGTTAAACTTGAGGATAAAGACCCGTTGGCGGATTATACATATTAG
- a CDS encoding acyl-CoA thioesterase: MFKRDPNRSYPTETESRVIIRFQDCDPLQHLNNAKYFDYYFNAREDQVAKLYDFNPGQLFKELKTSWVVYQHQIAYVRPARVSEWVRILSRLIYVNEDTTVTEYIMTDDGKTHLKNVLWVTSKYISVATGKRIPHDAPVKELLDTILVPNIDFLSLNFNDRIHEIKQQVVKTHLV, encoded by the coding sequence ATGTTTAAACGTGATCCAAACCGCAGTTACCCAACCGAAACCGAATCGCGGGTGATTATTCGCTTTCAGGACTGCGACCCACTACAGCACCTCAACAATGCCAAGTACTTCGACTATTATTTCAACGCTCGTGAAGACCAGGTTGCCAAGTTGTACGACTTCAATCCGGGTCAGTTATTTAAGGAGTTGAAAACAAGCTGGGTCGTCTACCAGCACCAGATTGCTTACGTGCGACCCGCTCGTGTAAGTGAGTGGGTACGCATTCTGTCAAGATTGATTTATGTAAATGAAGACACGACCGTTACAGAATATATCATGACCGACGATGGGAAAACGCACCTTAAAAATGTGCTTTGGGTAACGTCTAAGTACATTAGTGTCGCTACGGGTAAACGCATCCCACACGATGCGCCGGTAAAAGAGCTACTTGACACGATTCTTGTTCCAAACATAGATTTTCTGAGCCTCAACTTCAACGACCGCATTCACGAAATCAAGCAGCAGGTGGTGAAGACGCATCTGGTGTAG
- a CDS encoding bestrophin family protein, whose translation MVIYNAKDWLGALRHFHTSYVIQVLLKRVVYVCGYGSLITLIDQHWVNVEVPIDGTFFSLLGILLSLLLVFRTNTAYDRYWEGRRQWGILVNNSRNFAVLMDSLLPEKDIENRLFFARTLSNFAMVLKGHLRTGIDFADLEETGEGDLALLVPYKHVPSRVAALLLRRVQSLKRQRVLSEEDMITIRSYHQAFLDITGSCERIKNTPIPFSYSFFIKLFITLYLLLMPLVLVETYAYFTILAITFAAYALLGVEMIGDEIEEPFGLDCNDLPLNQISQTIRRNMHETLTGEVLAVPAANVEYQKVN comes from the coding sequence GTGGTTATTTACAACGCTAAAGACTGGCTTGGGGCTCTCCGGCATTTTCATACCAGTTATGTTATACAGGTACTTTTGAAACGGGTAGTCTACGTGTGCGGCTATGGCTCCCTCATTACACTGATAGACCAGCATTGGGTCAATGTTGAGGTCCCGATTGACGGAACGTTCTTTTCATTACTGGGCATTCTGCTGAGTTTGCTACTTGTATTCAGGACGAATACCGCTTATGATCGCTATTGGGAAGGGCGTCGGCAATGGGGGATACTGGTTAACAACAGCCGAAACTTTGCCGTCCTGATGGACTCGCTCCTCCCCGAAAAAGACATTGAAAACCGGCTTTTCTTCGCCCGCACGCTATCCAATTTTGCGATGGTACTAAAAGGGCATTTACGAACAGGTATCGACTTTGCCGATCTGGAAGAAACAGGCGAAGGAGATCTGGCCCTATTGGTTCCCTACAAACATGTTCCGAGCCGGGTGGCGGCCTTACTATTGCGTCGTGTACAGTCTTTAAAACGCCAACGTGTGCTTAGCGAAGAGGACATGATCACCATTAGAAGTTACCATCAGGCTTTTCTTGATATAACGGGCTCCTGCGAACGGATTAAAAATACGCCGATTCCCTTTTCTTACAGCTTTTTCATCAAGCTTTTTATCACGTTGTACCTATTGCTAATGCCCCTTGTGCTGGTGGAAACTTACGCTTATTTTACCATTCTGGCCATCACGTTTGCAGCCTACGCGTTGCTGGGCGTAGAAATGATTGGGGATGAAATTGAGGAGCCATTCGGTTTGGATTGCAATGATTTGCCCCTCAACCAGATTTCGCAGACGATCCGCCGGAACATGCACGAAACACTAACGGGAGAAGTTTTGGCTGTACCCGCTGCTAATGTCGAGTATCAGAAGGTTAATTAG
- a CDS encoding PAS domain S-box protein — MPVATYQDEVHQQLLVKANALDRSNQLLQAVINTSPTGLALLKPIYVDHKIIDFVYLVNNPKSAVITGLSQDAMIGQSLLTLFPHLLTSGVFDKMVTVIQTGESQQFQLLDKLPTGAFWGDFSLVRVENDLLFSVNDITHTKQIEEELRQTNANLERNVAERTTTIQELSAINRAILQYAGLAIAATDVHGIIQLVNPALEEFTGYSADELVGKVKPGALREPNAHNYQIDQLKPDLNKPEVAGEAIITAYIEQHDFIRRENTLLTKDGQLIPVLSTISGFYDDQKNLLGFVDIITDISNLKAVEQALIKANERAQLAIRAGKLGIWEWNLETNEFTLDDFFYKLLHIPSSIRIQHLDEIKQLVHPGDMLFFNQYEQAVRTSKSPFNLELRVINPISRITHYIRVDGIMAQPIDGANSRMVGMIRDRTHKRMSEQALQASENKYRSLVGHMKEAVFQTDSNGLWTYLNPAWEEITGFSVDESIGQLFLNHVLTDDQARNQALFEPMIARQKKFCRHVVRYRHKDGDFRWIDVFAQLTLDDQNQITGTAGTLTDITERKKAEDTLQESEQRFREIAENVDELFWIRDSNNPQYLYINRAFEQLSGIPLEEIYANPQIFLSTILEEDRPLLIRAFTKPEPGLRFQFRARHQDGSLRWLSARLVGIQEGNKAQTRLIGIATDITPLIEKEQILKDSLEKEQQLNDLKSQFIATASHEFRTPLTAISTSIDLLKYYANLEAGNPITPAINKHANNISLKVMALNELIVDTLTISKLNEGKQEVNLELTDLTDLVETLIALDFCDRPDKRQVAVQTKGQATDAIVDKKLMVHVLTNLLTNAFKFSTGNPVLTIRYEPETCSIDVMDNGRGIPKKDIPNLFSKFFRASNAKDIKGTGLGLSICLEYITLQNGVIEIDSTEDVGTTFTVTLPIG, encoded by the coding sequence GTGCCAGTTGCAACTTACCAGGATGAAGTTCATCAGCAGTTACTGGTAAAGGCCAACGCACTGGACAGAAGCAACCAGTTGTTACAGGCGGTCATCAATACCAGTCCTACAGGATTAGCGTTGTTGAAACCTATCTATGTCGATCACAAGATCATCGACTTTGTCTATTTGGTAAACAATCCAAAAAGTGCTGTAATTACCGGTTTAAGCCAGGATGCCATGATTGGGCAATCGCTGTTAACCCTGTTTCCACACCTGCTGACGAGTGGCGTATTCGACAAAATGGTCACGGTTATTCAAACTGGCGAAAGTCAGCAGTTTCAACTACTGGATAAACTGCCAACGGGGGCATTTTGGGGTGACTTTTCACTAGTACGAGTGGAAAATGATCTTTTGTTTTCGGTCAACGATATTACCCATACCAAACAGATAGAAGAAGAACTTCGGCAAACCAACGCCAATCTGGAGCGTAACGTAGCCGAACGGACAACCACAATTCAAGAGCTTTCAGCCATAAATCGGGCTATTTTACAATATGCCGGCCTGGCCATTGCCGCTACCGATGTACATGGCATAATCCAATTGGTAAATCCTGCTTTAGAAGAATTTACGGGTTATAGCGCCGATGAGTTGGTTGGCAAGGTTAAACCGGGAGCCCTTCGCGAACCGAATGCCCATAATTATCAGATTGATCAGTTAAAACCCGACCTGAACAAGCCTGAAGTGGCTGGAGAGGCTATTATAACGGCCTATATTGAACAACATGACTTTATACGTCGGGAAAATACACTACTAACCAAAGACGGACAATTAATTCCGGTGCTGTCAACCATTAGCGGTTTCTATGATGACCAAAAAAACTTATTGGGCTTTGTCGATATCATAACAGACATTTCGAATCTGAAGGCTGTTGAGCAGGCGCTCATCAAAGCCAACGAACGGGCTCAATTAGCGATACGTGCCGGGAAGCTGGGTATTTGGGAGTGGAACCTGGAGACCAATGAGTTTACGCTGGATGACTTTTTCTACAAACTTCTGCATATACCCAGCTCGATTAGAATTCAGCATCTGGATGAGATAAAGCAATTGGTACATCCGGGCGACATGCTCTTTTTTAATCAGTATGAACAGGCTGTTCGAACAAGTAAAAGCCCGTTTAACCTCGAACTTCGGGTGATTAACCCAATCAGCCGGATAACCCATTATATACGGGTAGACGGGATAATGGCCCAGCCTATTGACGGAGCAAACAGTAGAATGGTGGGTATGATTCGGGATCGCACCCATAAGCGCATGTCGGAACAGGCTTTACAGGCGAGCGAAAACAAATATCGGTCACTGGTCGGCCATATGAAAGAGGCCGTTTTCCAAACCGATTCCAATGGTCTATGGACCTATTTGAATCCTGCCTGGGAGGAGATAACCGGGTTTAGCGTTGACGAATCGATAGGACAGCTTTTTCTGAACCATGTTTTAACCGACGACCAGGCACGCAATCAGGCATTATTTGAGCCAATGATTGCTCGTCAGAAAAAATTCTGTCGGCATGTAGTCCGCTACAGGCACAAAGACGGAGACTTTCGCTGGATCGACGTATTTGCGCAGCTAACGCTGGATGATCAGAATCAAATCACCGGAACTGCCGGCACACTGACCGATATTACCGAACGCAAAAAGGCAGAAGATACATTACAGGAAAGTGAACAGCGGTTCCGGGAAATTGCCGAGAACGTTGATGAGCTTTTCTGGATACGTGATAGCAATAACCCTCAGTATCTTTACATTAACAGGGCTTTCGAGCAGTTAAGTGGTATTCCGCTGGAGGAGATATATGCCAATCCACAAATTTTCTTATCCACTATTCTTGAAGAAGATCGACCCTTACTCATACGTGCCTTTACGAAACCAGAGCCAGGACTGCGGTTTCAATTCAGAGCCCGGCATCAGGACGGGAGTCTTCGCTGGCTAAGTGCCCGGTTGGTAGGGATTCAGGAAGGTAACAAAGCGCAAACCCGCCTGATTGGTATTGCCACTGACATTACCCCACTCATAGAGAAAGAACAAATTCTAAAAGATTCTCTCGAGAAGGAGCAACAGTTGAATGACCTCAAATCACAATTTATTGCCACGGCCTCGCATGAATTCAGAACTCCTCTCACGGCCATCAGCACCAGTATTGACCTACTGAAATACTACGCTAATCTGGAGGCAGGTAACCCCATAACACCGGCAATTAATAAACATGCGAACAACATCTCTCTGAAGGTCATGGCGCTTAATGAGTTAATTGTCGATACATTAACGATCAGTAAACTGAATGAAGGAAAACAGGAGGTAAACCTGGAGTTAACTGATTTAACTGACTTAGTGGAGACATTGATAGCACTTGATTTTTGTGATAGGCCGGATAAACGGCAGGTCGCTGTTCAGACGAAAGGACAGGCTACTGATGCGATCGTTGATAAAAAACTAATGGTACACGTTCTGACGAATCTGCTTACAAATGCCTTCAAATTTTCAACGGGAAATCCAGTTTTAACCATTCGCTACGAACCAGAAACGTGTAGTATTGACGTAATGGATAATGGCAGAGGTATTCCTAAAAAAGACATCCCTAATTTGTTTAGCAAATTTTTCAGAGCCAGCAATGCGAAAGATATTAAGGGAACTGGCCTTGGCTTGTCCATCTGTCTGGAATACATCACCCTACAAAATGGTGTTATTGAGATTGACAGCACAGAGGATGTTGGTACCACGTTCACCGTTACGCTACCGATTGGCTAG
- a CDS encoding M3 family metallopeptidase: MLVHQRIKQTGVLLVAAATATLAQPSPTQPKMTQNPFMSSYTTPHQTAPFDKIKNADYLPALKDGLAQGRKDVDAIVASTATPTFDNTIVALERSGDLLNKVTSVLFNLNNAETTPELQKIVKEVSPMLSEYGNDITLNAKLFARIKAVYEQRASLKLDAESSMLLEKAYKRFARNGANLDEKGKERLRAIDKELSQLSLQFGENVLNETNEYAMVVTDEKDLAGLPDFARDAAKETAKQKGKEGWVFTLQAPSYGPFMQYADNRELRKKLFMAYNGRGFHGDKNDNSGNINKIVNLRYERANLLGYKTHADFVLEESMAGSRNKVQSFLDELVTYARPAAERQLLELTTYAKAHGFADDKIQTWDNSYYAEKLKKEKYDLDDETLKPYFKLENVLDGAFTVANKLYGITFKERTDIPVYNSEVKTFDVFDKDGKFLAVFYGDYFPRTGKRSGAWMNDIQGQKVENGENIRPHIINVCNFTRPTDTKPSLLTFYEVTTLFHEFGHGLHGMLANGKYESLSGTSVPRDFVELPSQVMENWCYDPEALKLFARHYQTGEVIPNELIEKIRASQNFMAGMANLRQLRLGLIDMFYHGQKPSGETISQVESRVDSVANLFPHVDGIAVSPAFSHIFAGGYSAGYYSYKWSEVLDADAFEFFKEKGGLDNKAAADSFRKNVLEKGGSEKPMELYKKFRGREPSPKAMLRRSGLIL; the protein is encoded by the coding sequence ATGTTAGTCCATCAACGAATCAAGCAAACGGGCGTGTTGCTGGTTGCTGCCGCTACTGCGACGTTGGCTCAGCCCTCGCCCACACAACCTAAAATGACCCAAAATCCATTCATGTCGTCTTATACGACACCGCACCAAACGGCCCCATTCGACAAAATAAAAAATGCCGATTACCTGCCTGCCCTCAAAGATGGACTGGCTCAGGGACGCAAAGACGTTGATGCCATTGTCGCCAGTACTGCTACCCCAACGTTTGACAACACCATTGTTGCCCTCGAACGCTCCGGCGATTTGCTCAATAAGGTGACATCGGTACTGTTCAATTTAAACAACGCCGAAACAACGCCCGAACTTCAGAAAATTGTGAAGGAAGTGTCGCCAATGCTGAGTGAGTATGGCAATGACATTACACTAAATGCAAAACTGTTTGCCCGTATAAAAGCGGTTTATGAGCAACGGGCCAGCCTGAAACTGGATGCTGAGAGTAGTATGCTACTTGAAAAGGCATACAAACGGTTTGCCCGGAATGGAGCCAATCTGGACGAAAAAGGGAAAGAACGTCTGCGGGCAATTGACAAGGAGCTATCTCAATTATCGCTCCAGTTTGGCGAGAATGTCCTGAACGAAACCAACGAATATGCGATGGTGGTAACGGACGAGAAAGACCTTGCCGGTTTACCCGATTTTGCCCGCGACGCAGCTAAAGAGACGGCCAAGCAAAAGGGTAAAGAAGGCTGGGTGTTTACTTTGCAGGCACCAAGCTACGGCCCGTTCATGCAGTATGCCGATAATCGGGAGTTGCGGAAAAAACTGTTCATGGCCTATAACGGACGTGGCTTTCACGGCGATAAAAACGATAACTCGGGCAATATCAACAAGATCGTAAACCTTCGCTACGAGCGAGCTAACTTGCTGGGGTATAAAACCCATGCCGATTTTGTGCTTGAAGAAAGTATGGCTGGTTCCCGAAATAAAGTGCAGAGTTTTCTGGATGAACTGGTAACCTATGCCCGCCCAGCCGCCGAACGCCAGCTTCTGGAGCTAACGACCTACGCCAAAGCACACGGCTTTGCAGATGATAAAATCCAAACCTGGGACAACAGCTATTATGCCGAAAAACTCAAGAAAGAAAAGTACGATCTGGACGACGAAACGTTAAAGCCTTATTTTAAGCTCGAAAATGTGCTGGACGGTGCATTTACGGTAGCCAACAAGCTCTATGGCATCACCTTTAAGGAGCGCACCGATATTCCGGTGTATAATTCGGAAGTAAAAACCTTCGACGTTTTTGATAAGGACGGTAAGTTTTTAGCTGTTTTTTACGGCGATTATTTCCCTCGTACCGGAAAACGCAGTGGTGCCTGGATGAATGATATTCAGGGGCAAAAAGTTGAGAATGGTGAAAACATTCGGCCGCATATTATCAATGTCTGCAATTTCACCCGCCCCACCGATACCAAGCCCTCATTGCTGACCTTCTATGAGGTCACGACACTCTTTCATGAGTTTGGCCATGGGCTGCATGGTATGCTGGCTAACGGAAAATATGAAAGCTTAAGCGGCACCAGCGTTCCCCGCGATTTCGTTGAACTGCCCTCGCAGGTGATGGAAAACTGGTGCTACGATCCCGAAGCCCTAAAGCTCTTCGCAAGGCATTACCAAACGGGTGAGGTCATCCCAAATGAGTTGATCGAGAAAATTCGTGCCAGCCAGAATTTTATGGCCGGTATGGCCAACCTTCGTCAACTTCGGTTGGGGTTGATCGATATGTTTTACCACGGACAGAAACCCTCCGGCGAAACTATTTCGCAGGTTGAAAGCCGGGTGGATTCTGTTGCTAATTTATTTCCCCATGTTGACGGAATCGCCGTTAGTCCAGCTTTCTCCCACATTTTTGCGGGTGGTTATTCGGCGGGGTATTACAGCTACAAATGGAGTGAAGTTTTAGATGCCGACGCCTTTGAGTTCTTTAAAGAAAAAGGAGGTCTGGATAATAAAGCAGCTGCCGACAGTTTCCGCAAAAATGTGCTGGAAAAAGGCGGTAGTGAGAAGCCAATGGAGCTTTATAAGAAATTCCGGGGGCGCGAACCCTCGCCTAAAGCAATGTTACGACGCAGTGGTTTGATTTTGTAA